A stretch of the Thermofilum adornatum genome encodes the following:
- the rpiA gene encoding ribose 5-phosphate isomerase A, with product MEQKKQHDQLTQEKTSAALAALQLVKDGMVLGLGSGSTVKIFMKLLAEKVKREGLKVYIVSSSYDTSILAATLGLIEVSLNSFTPDLSIDGADTVFPDKSLIKGGGGCLLREKLVNYYAREYVIIVDHTKLRAKLDGPLTVPIEVHPMSYSQVVKALRETFNAESSLRVFSEKKLGPAITDNGGFLLDATLKWSGDMRILEEKLKSLPGVLETGIFAIKKPSKIFVGQGESYTVIE from the coding sequence ATGGAGCAAAAGAAACAACACGACCAATTAACACAAGAAAAAACCTCCGCCGCGCTCGCAGCCCTACAACTCGTGAAAGACGGAATGGTTCTCGGGCTGGGCAGCGGGTCAACAGTCAAAATCTTCATGAAGCTTCTCGCCGAGAAGGTCAAAAGAGAAGGCCTCAAAGTCTACATTGTCTCGTCATCATACGATACAAGCATCCTAGCCGCCACGCTGGGCCTAATAGAAGTCTCACTGAACAGCTTTACGCCGGACCTAAGCATAGACGGCGCAGACACTGTTTTCCCAGACAAGTCCCTCATCAAGGGAGGGGGAGGGTGCCTCCTAAGAGAAAAGCTTGTCAACTACTATGCACGGGAATACGTAATCATTGTTGACCACACAAAGCTACGGGCAAAGCTTGACGGGCCCCTAACTGTTCCAATAGAGGTCCACCCAATGTCATACAGCCAAGTGGTGAAGGCTCTCCGGGAAACCTTTAACGCCGAGTCTTCGCTACGAGTTTTCTCGGAGAAAAAGCTTGGCCCCGCTATCACTGATAACGGCGGTTTCCTGCTAGACGCGACACTCAAGTGGAGCGGTGATATGAGGATACTAGAGGAAAAACTCAAGTCCCTGCCGGGAGTTCTAGAGACAGGCATATTTGCCATCAAGAAGCCTTCAAAGATATTTGTTGGACAAGGCGAAAGCTATACAGTCATTGAATAG
- the pdo gene encoding protein disulfide oxidoreductase: MPVEYDEELVEELKKTFAGLESPVKIHWFLDPDAECVYCEDTQQILDLVQQTSNNKVTVIKHVKSDPETRKYNIDMFPALLIHGVDEWNIRYFGIPAGYEFGAFIEDIVDASTGRVNVSPEIKEALLKYVTRPTRIMIFVTPTCPYCPLAVRAAHRFAMVNKNIYGDMIEALEFSDLADKYGVYAVPKNVIQIDGEDKLEFEGAAPDPYFVAQILQAYGVELPQKLQEQLAGLGSEEIEETVEDVHEHHHHHHHH; this comes from the coding sequence ATGCCAGTAGAATATGATGAGGAACTAGTAGAAGAATTAAAGAAGACTTTTGCAGGGCTAGAGTCACCCGTAAAGATACACTGGTTCCTAGACCCAGATGCCGAATGCGTCTACTGTGAAGACACACAGCAGATCCTCGACCTGGTTCAGCAGACGTCAAACAACAAGGTGACAGTAATCAAGCATGTAAAGTCCGACCCAGAAACAAGGAAGTACAACATCGACATGTTCCCAGCGCTTCTAATCCACGGCGTCGACGAGTGGAACATACGCTACTTTGGGATACCCGCCGGCTACGAGTTCGGGGCATTCATAGAGGACATTGTAGACGCCTCTACTGGGCGAGTCAACGTATCGCCAGAGATAAAGGAAGCGTTGCTCAAATACGTCACAAGGCCCACACGCATAATGATATTCGTAACGCCCACGTGTCCATACTGCCCACTAGCCGTCAGGGCGGCGCACAGGTTCGCAATGGTGAACAAAAATATCTATGGAGACATGATAGAGGCCCTAGAGTTCTCGGATCTAGCCGACAAGTACGGGGTCTACGCGGTGCCCAAAAACGTTATACAAATAGATGGAGAAGACAAGCTTGAATTTGAAGGCGCCGCTCCAGACCCCTACTTTGTTGCACAGATTCTCCAAGCCTATGGTGTCGAGCTTCCACAAAAGCTACAGGAGCAACTGGCAGGTCTAGGCTCAGAAGAAATAGAAGAAACTGTCGAAGACGTACACGAGCATCACCATCACCACCATCACCATTAG
- a CDS encoding valine--tRNA ligase has translation MAEFKLPKVYDFKLVEEKWQKTWEEKGLYRFRREDRTRPTFSIDTPPPYPSGDLHVGNALNFSYIDFVARYKRMRDYNVFFPQGWDCHGLPTEVRVERAIGKRRSEVDPLEFLRLCKEYTLKWIGDMRAALKRLGLSIDWTTEYMTMNPDYWRRTQLSFVEMYKKGLIYRGEHPVIWCPRCETAIAEAEVEYVEKSRPLYYIKFKVAETGEDVVIATTRPELLASCVAVAVNPTDERYRSLQGKHAVVPIYERKVPIIFDEDVDKTFGTGAVMICTYGDKTDVKWQKKHNLPLIISITDNGRMNGNTGPLQGLPIEEARKKIAEILREKGLLVKTENIQSTVGTCWRCHTPVEILPKKQWFVKSTALNEKVLEEAKRINWVPPYMYKRLENWVLNLDWDWVISRQRLFATPIPVYYCKDCGAELVVPPEKLPHDPRFDSPPFEKCPKCGSKNIVPERDVMDTWMDSSITAAVHAGWPDNFDERLFPADLQPNGYDIIRTWDYYLLLRGIALFGKPQFKTALINGMVRGTDGRMMHKSYGNYVAVTEVLEKYGADSFRLWVAMAASTGQDVRFSWEGVDYAHRFLVKIWNAARLASSFIEEVPPPSMEELSHVDHWILRELSETIRQVTSSLENYQFQEASQRLVDFAWHKLCDHYLEIIKYRLSQGDRVAKYVLRLVLLRTIQMLSVFAPHVSEEIYQEVLKGSENWESITTSPWPEQVEYDAEKAKTGEIVVAIIAEGRRAKHDAKIPLSKEISKLTIYTTMHLEELRKATGDIAGTLRAQKVEVTSSGRGDRAVPEYPEITISLQP, from the coding sequence ATGGCTGAATTCAAGCTACCAAAGGTATACGACTTCAAACTTGTCGAAGAAAAATGGCAGAAAACATGGGAAGAAAAAGGCCTATACCGGTTCAGACGCGAAGACAGGACTAGGCCAACATTCTCGATTGACACGCCGCCACCCTATCCAAGCGGAGACCTCCACGTGGGCAATGCCCTCAACTTTTCATACATCGACTTCGTTGCTAGATACAAGAGGATGAGGGACTACAATGTCTTCTTCCCGCAGGGGTGGGACTGCCACGGGCTTCCCACAGAGGTCAGGGTTGAACGTGCAATCGGCAAGAGGCGTAGCGAGGTAGACCCCCTGGAGTTTCTCAGGCTGTGCAAGGAATACACGCTCAAGTGGATAGGCGACATGCGTGCCGCCCTTAAAAGGCTTGGGCTGAGCATAGACTGGACAACCGAGTACATGACGATGAATCCTGACTACTGGCGTAGGACACAGCTAAGCTTCGTAGAGATGTACAAGAAGGGGCTGATTTACCGCGGGGAGCACCCTGTCATCTGGTGCCCAAGATGCGAAACGGCCATCGCCGAGGCAGAAGTAGAATACGTGGAGAAATCTCGTCCCCTATACTACATAAAGTTCAAGGTCGCCGAGACGGGCGAGGACGTCGTAATAGCCACGACTAGGCCCGAGCTTCTAGCTTCCTGTGTAGCTGTAGCAGTAAACCCGACTGACGAGAGGTATAGGAGCCTCCAAGGCAAACATGCAGTCGTCCCCATCTATGAACGTAAGGTTCCCATAATCTTCGACGAAGACGTAGACAAGACATTCGGTACAGGCGCCGTGATGATCTGTACCTACGGCGACAAGACAGACGTAAAATGGCAGAAGAAACACAACCTGCCCTTGATAATCTCTATCACTGACAACGGCAGAATGAACGGGAACACTGGCCCCCTGCAGGGACTGCCAATTGAGGAAGCGAGGAAAAAAATAGCAGAGATACTAAGAGAAAAGGGTTTACTTGTCAAAACTGAAAACATACAGTCCACTGTTGGCACTTGTTGGCGTTGCCATACGCCCGTCGAGATACTTCCAAAGAAACAGTGGTTCGTGAAGTCTACGGCTCTTAACGAGAAGGTTCTCGAAGAAGCAAAGAGGATAAACTGGGTTCCACCCTACATGTACAAGAGGCTCGAGAACTGGGTTCTCAACCTAGACTGGGACTGGGTAATCTCCAGGCAGAGGCTGTTCGCTACGCCAATACCCGTCTACTACTGCAAGGACTGCGGAGCAGAGCTCGTCGTGCCACCAGAGAAGCTCCCACACGACCCACGCTTCGACAGTCCACCCTTCGAGAAGTGTCCAAAGTGTGGGTCTAAAAACATTGTCCCAGAAAGAGACGTCATGGATACCTGGATGGACTCAAGCATAACTGCCGCCGTCCACGCTGGCTGGCCAGACAACTTTGACGAGAGGCTTTTCCCCGCAGACCTCCAGCCAAACGGCTACGACATAATTAGAACCTGGGACTACTATTTACTGCTCAGGGGTATAGCCCTCTTCGGCAAGCCCCAGTTCAAGACCGCACTGATCAACGGCATGGTCCGCGGCACAGACGGCAGGATGATGCACAAGAGCTACGGAAACTATGTAGCTGTCACAGAGGTCCTCGAAAAGTACGGCGCAGACAGTTTCAGGCTCTGGGTCGCGATGGCGGCCTCCACTGGACAGGACGTGAGGTTCTCGTGGGAGGGCGTAGACTATGCGCACAGGTTCCTCGTGAAGATATGGAACGCTGCCCGGCTCGCGAGCTCATTTATAGAGGAGGTTCCACCGCCAAGCATGGAGGAGCTATCACATGTAGACCACTGGATACTTCGAGAGCTGTCCGAGACTATAAGGCAGGTCACGTCTTCGCTTGAGAACTACCAGTTCCAGGAGGCTTCACAGAGGCTGGTAGACTTTGCCTGGCACAAGCTCTGTGACCACTACTTAGAGATCATAAAGTATAGGCTGTCTCAGGGCGACCGTGTAGCAAAATACGTGTTGAGGCTAGTGTTGCTGAGGACTATACAGATGCTCTCGGTTTTTGCCCCACATGTCTCAGAGGAGATTTACCAGGAAGTTCTCAAGGGCTCCGAAAACTGGGAAAGCATAACTACCTCGCCCTGGCCAGAGCAGGTAGAATACGACGCGGAAAAGGCGAAGACAGGAGAAATCGTTGTAGCCATAATTGCGGAGGGGAGACGGGCAAAACACGACGCAAAGATACCGCTGAGCAAAGAAATCTCCAAGCTCACCATCTATACTACTATGCACCTCGAGGAGCTGAGGAAGGCTACCGGGGACATCGCGGGTACCCTCAGGGCACAAAAAGTAGAAGTGACAAGCAGTGGTAGAGGAGACAGGGCTGTTCCAGAATACCCAGAAATAACTATCTCCCTACAGCCGTAG
- a CDS encoding SAM-dependent methyltransferase, with translation MAIEVLEPFISKWMFHELKHVLEVLPGDCVHIYNVRRECEVSILAGLFGYVSQGSIAESGDLQRFDRVLVLDPRAEKALSPGDFSGRVLVVVGGIMGSHPPSGRTHRELTSRLSVGEARNIGAGQYTIDGAVYVASEVARGKRLEEVPFVDGLTLTGEGFEVFLPYRYPLRNGAPFISEEEKRYILEELEEDEYQFLSQGRPPAIC, from the coding sequence GTGGCTATAGAGGTGCTTGAGCCGTTTATAAGCAAGTGGATGTTCCACGAGTTAAAGCATGTGTTAGAGGTGCTTCCCGGGGACTGTGTTCACATTTATAACGTTAGGAGGGAATGCGAGGTCTCCATTCTTGCGGGTCTTTTCGGCTATGTGTCTCAGGGGAGCATAGCGGAGAGCGGGGACTTGCAGCGGTTTGACAGGGTGTTGGTGCTTGATCCACGTGCAGAAAAAGCGCTCTCGCCGGGGGACTTCTCGGGCCGGGTTCTAGTCGTTGTTGGTGGTATTATGGGTTCGCATCCACCTTCTGGGAGAACCCATAGAGAGCTGACTAGCAGGCTTTCCGTGGGCGAGGCGAGAAATATTGGGGCTGGGCAGTATACGATTGACGGCGCAGTATATGTGGCTAGCGAGGTTGCGAGGGGGAAGAGGTTGGAGGAGGTCCCCTTTGTTGACGGGCTGACTTTGACGGGTGAAGGTTTCGAGGTGTTTTTGCCGTATCGCTACCCATTGAGGAACGGTGCCCCGTTTATTTCTGAGGAAGAGAAAAGATACATTCTAGAGGAGCTAGAGGAGGACGAGTACCAGTTTTTATCCCAGGGCAGGCCCCCGGCCATATGCTAG
- the pyk gene encoding pyruvate kinase, translating to MQRTKIVATLGPASWSEETIKRLILEGVRIFRLNFSHADYEKYKEIVDTLRKFETQTRPITILGDLQGPVIRLGNFNSFRVNPGDDVVFVNAKETAESKKVPVPYAPFFEIAKEGDEVLVEGGALTFRVTKVGAGEAVCQAVVEGEVKPRKTVTIRGKDVPLPTITEKDMKDIEFAVKTGFDVIALSFVRKPQDIQQLRDTLFDLGAEDVKIMAKIETKSAVESLESILQLSDAVLVARGDLANYYELEEIYRLQNFIIREARRQGKPSVVATQLLESMINNPIPTRSEVVDVITAVRMGADALMLAGETAAGKYPVESVVWLKKIITEAEKLPPEPLEITSDKADLYESIAEGVVLLSKIINAKIIAFSEKGNTARRLSKFRPQKPVILITNDLKTARYTNLMSGATPLYYPEIQKTDPEIFQKMLAKALENSLVNVGELVVFTSGRRRGSTDLVSVERVKTSE from the coding sequence ATGCAAAGAACTAAGATCGTGGCAACGCTTGGACCCGCATCTTGGAGCGAGGAAACAATAAAACGCTTAATCTTGGAAGGGGTAAGAATATTCAGGCTAAATTTCTCCCATGCAGACTATGAAAAATACAAGGAAATAGTAGATACTCTCAGAAAGTTCGAGACCCAGACACGTCCAATAACGATACTGGGAGACCTGCAGGGACCAGTAATACGTCTAGGAAACTTCAACAGCTTCAGGGTTAACCCAGGAGACGACGTAGTCTTTGTAAACGCGAAAGAGACAGCCGAGAGCAAAAAAGTCCCAGTCCCCTATGCCCCGTTCTTTGAAATAGCTAAGGAGGGAGACGAGGTACTAGTCGAAGGAGGCGCACTCACGTTTAGAGTCACAAAGGTCGGCGCCGGCGAAGCCGTCTGCCAAGCGGTGGTAGAAGGCGAAGTCAAGCCCAGGAAGACTGTAACAATTAGGGGCAAGGATGTCCCGCTACCCACGATCACAGAGAAGGATATGAAGGACATAGAGTTCGCAGTTAAAACAGGCTTCGATGTTATTGCTCTCAGCTTTGTAAGAAAGCCTCAAGACATACAGCAACTACGAGACACTCTCTTCGACCTGGGCGCAGAAGACGTCAAGATAATGGCAAAGATAGAGACGAAAAGCGCAGTGGAGTCCCTTGAAAGCATACTCCAGCTGAGCGACGCAGTCCTCGTTGCGCGAGGCGACCTAGCAAACTACTATGAGCTAGAAGAAATCTACAGGCTACAGAACTTCATAATAAGAGAGGCTAGAAGACAGGGAAAACCAAGCGTAGTTGCCACCCAGCTCCTAGAATCAATGATCAACAACCCCATTCCCACCAGGAGCGAGGTCGTAGACGTCATAACAGCGGTCCGAATGGGGGCCGACGCCCTCATGCTTGCAGGAGAAACAGCCGCGGGCAAATACCCAGTAGAATCAGTTGTCTGGCTCAAGAAAATAATCACAGAGGCAGAGAAACTCCCCCCAGAACCCCTAGAGATAACGTCAGACAAGGCCGACCTATACGAGTCGATAGCGGAAGGAGTAGTTCTCCTCTCAAAAATAATCAACGCAAAGATCATAGCGTTCTCCGAAAAGGGAAACACCGCGAGACGGCTCTCAAAGTTCAGGCCACAGAAACCAGTAATACTCATTACAAACGACCTCAAAACAGCACGCTACACAAACCTCATGAGCGGGGCAACCCCACTCTACTATCCAGAGATACAAAAAACCGACCCAGAAATCTTCCAGAAAATGCTCGCAAAAGCCCTCGAAAACAGCCTAGTCAACGTGGGAGAACTAGTAGTCTTCACGTCTGGCAGGAGACGCGGCTCAACCGACCTCGTATCTGTAGAAAGAGTCAAGACAAGCGAGTAA
- a CDS encoding VTT domain-containing protein codes for MHPFIKWLFDVANWVGGYPGIFVISLLGNLLPFMPIPYLFVVYLYATFIPGSNPILVGIVSGLGGGVGKLLVYLASREGAHVVLSEESQKRYERIGKLLGNYGALMVFLFAVTPSPDDVIIIPLGLMKYDPLRFFVAVTIGKIMISIATAYLGKTVAFLTKESLLYEIITSILLFLFVMILLVIVDWELLLTDLGEKGLQRFLMELRRNGFSRYLRRTNRAREDTGNSKS; via the coding sequence ATGCATCCATTCATCAAATGGCTGTTTGATGTTGCTAATTGGGTAGGAGGCTACCCAGGGATTTTTGTCATTTCTCTTCTTGGTAACCTCCTGCCGTTTATGCCAATTCCCTACCTTTTCGTGGTATATCTCTATGCGACCTTTATTCCTGGCTCCAACCCAATCTTGGTTGGTATCGTGAGCGGCCTCGGTGGTGGGGTAGGCAAGCTTCTTGTCTACCTGGCTAGCAGGGAAGGTGCACATGTAGTTTTAAGCGAGGAGTCACAGAAGAGATATGAGCGAATCGGCAAGCTACTAGGAAACTATGGCGCCCTAATGGTCTTTCTCTTCGCAGTTACACCTTCTCCCGACGACGTAATTATTATCCCGCTTGGCCTCATGAAGTATGACCCCCTAAGGTTCTTCGTCGCAGTTACAATCGGAAAAATAATGATCAGCATTGCTACTGCATATTTAGGTAAAACTGTTGCATTTTTGACAAAAGAAAGCCTCCTATATGAGATCATAACATCCATACTTCTCTTTTTATTTGTAATGATATTGCTAGTTATCGTTGACTGGGAACTACTTCTAACAGACCTAGGAGAAAAGGGACTGCAGAGATTCCTCATGGAACTTAGGAGGAACGGCTTCTCAAGGTATCTCAGAAGAACTAATCGAGCAAGAGAAGACACGGGAAATTCTAAGTCCTAA
- a CDS encoding DEAD/DEAH box helicase yields the protein MLNSETLLDKLSYYYTTGEEPESEPETLETTFSELFGISGAEGLLGKLLTRKIYVHQLRALQALTEGKNIILRAGTGSGKTEAWFIYAWKHRKKTLAIYPTLALASDQLKRIEDYSRSLGIKTARIDSVSKEQLLRDGKKISTLRGELKEADIVVTNPAFMLMEIKRIATKPSSSILYAFLNNLDLIVIDEVDFYSPREIALLYSMLKILSEIRQQLQVAVLTAGISNPEELCAMLTETTSRECVVIEGKPFKRRNKYILVLGKNLEELWKFAQEHAYLLEEAGVGEDIKRSLKDFDLFKKNLYKIVEVFRALGVDVPSPFIDPVEIVSSYLEDDVVTVVFTRSIESAEDLYRKLRSRLGEKNLELVATHHHLVSKRQREEIEEKARKGEIRIIISPKTLAQGIDIGTIARIIHLGLPEDVREFYQKEGRKGRRLEQEFTESIIIPISRWDRELLSRGVDAFFSWVKSPLEITLINKDNKYAYLFYYLFKVKARQKLSRSEAEFLQSLGLLEGNRLTKRGEQAWYYINFYEYAPPFGVKRVFKIDSSEKYLEDVSFSDLVEKFQVGCFDYTSDGIVANIQIGGSKGRVVRKIEVYPLSEQLLYSHDALAYTIEEYKKTKIQWGEQPSLYRDFYRGLLRSEAVSNVIPPTTGFGMYIKLPYKVLWITESERGQVYDLSGKTLILHRRKVIEVPGFVAGRYSDFTYGELYELDSREDTNKIRLGLATLSVFLREKYNLPLWTFSYSLSSFGGRKTLVLWEEECAGYIEKLDWAKIYNEIDGFAPSDLSEIYLLQRDEEAHVEWVSLSGSWDIAKMFAKRVLEYILAKNKIRLQFGGKEFFVPKPGRHLKVLSMETLQIPLTETGEVLRTYICIYDGEEAKVSSFDKYYYKSSGPVDTVNNTLMNLVNSGFKILVYDLDRVRSELHNSGLTYQAALLSGLIQLKLVIDLKQKAEEKFGSPATLLTIRQFLGSDAYRAIGVTQPIRLEDLELKITNLQLKVKNSRKIYPDMVSETYDEFFKKFVEENARIIYLLWLLLGQKEEQT from the coding sequence ATGCTTAATTCGGAGACATTATTAGACAAGCTGTCCTACTACTACACTACAGGCGAGGAGCCGGAGTCAGAGCCGGAAACGCTTGAAACAACGTTCTCAGAGCTATTTGGCATAAGCGGGGCTGAAGGACTACTTGGGAAACTTTTGACGAGAAAAATATACGTGCATCAGTTAAGGGCACTCCAGGCTCTGACCGAGGGAAAAAACATTATACTGAGGGCTGGAACTGGCAGTGGGAAGACGGAGGCATGGTTCATATATGCGTGGAAACACCGCAAAAAGACCCTGGCAATTTACCCCACGCTGGCCCTTGCTTCTGACCAGTTGAAGAGGATAGAGGACTACTCACGTAGCCTTGGCATAAAGACTGCAAGGATAGACTCTGTTTCGAAAGAGCAGTTGCTAAGAGACGGAAAGAAGATTTCTACGCTGAGAGGAGAACTAAAAGAGGCAGACATCGTTGTGACTAATCCAGCCTTCATGCTAATGGAGATAAAGAGAATAGCTACAAAACCCTCCAGCTCAATCCTGTATGCCTTCCTTAACAATCTAGACCTAATCGTTATAGACGAGGTAGACTTCTATAGCCCAAGAGAAATCGCCCTACTCTATTCTATGCTAAAGATTCTCTCTGAAATCAGGCAACAGCTACAGGTAGCTGTGCTGACCGCCGGGATCTCGAACCCCGAGGAGCTATGCGCCATGCTGACAGAGACAACTTCACGTGAATGCGTGGTTATAGAAGGTAAGCCCTTCAAGAGGAGGAACAAGTACATACTGGTTCTCGGGAAAAACTTGGAAGAACTATGGAAGTTTGCACAGGAACACGCATATCTGCTCGAAGAGGCCGGAGTCGGTGAAGACATAAAGCGTTCACTAAAAGACTTCGACCTTTTCAAGAAAAACTTGTACAAAATAGTGGAGGTCTTCAGGGCGCTTGGAGTAGATGTCCCATCGCCTTTTATAGACCCCGTGGAAATTGTCTCCTCATATCTGGAGGACGACGTCGTTACTGTTGTTTTTACACGTAGTATTGAGTCTGCAGAAGACCTCTACAGGAAGCTGAGGAGCCGGCTCGGCGAGAAAAACCTTGAACTCGTGGCTACACATCACCACCTTGTTTCGAAAAGGCAAAGAGAGGAAATAGAGGAAAAAGCCAGAAAGGGAGAAATAAGGATCATTATTTCTCCGAAGACCCTTGCCCAGGGAATAGACATTGGAACCATAGCCAGGATAATACATCTTGGGCTTCCAGAAGATGTAAGGGAGTTTTACCAAAAGGAGGGAAGAAAAGGTAGAAGGCTTGAACAAGAGTTTACCGAGTCTATAATAATACCTATCTCTAGGTGGGACCGCGAACTACTCTCGCGTGGCGTAGACGCCTTCTTTAGCTGGGTGAAGTCTCCACTAGAAATCACGCTGATAAACAAGGACAACAAGTATGCATACTTGTTCTATTACCTATTCAAGGTAAAGGCGAGACAAAAGCTGTCAAGAAGCGAAGCAGAGTTCCTGCAGAGTCTAGGGCTTCTCGAGGGGAACAGGCTCACCAAAAGAGGGGAACAGGCATGGTACTATATCAACTTTTACGAATATGCCCCACCGTTCGGCGTGAAAAGAGTCTTCAAGATAGATTCGTCAGAGAAATACCTAGAAGACGTCTCGTTCTCTGACCTCGTGGAAAAGTTCCAAGTTGGATGCTTCGACTACACTAGTGATGGCATCGTTGCAAATATTCAGATCGGCGGTAGCAAGGGGAGAGTAGTCAGGAAAATAGAAGTGTATCCATTGAGCGAGCAGCTCCTCTACAGCCACGATGCCCTAGCCTACACCATCGAGGAATACAAAAAAACAAAGATACAGTGGGGCGAGCAACCAAGCCTCTACAGAGACTTCTATAGGGGGCTGCTACGCTCAGAAGCCGTCAGCAACGTGATACCGCCAACTACTGGCTTCGGGATGTACATTAAGCTCCCCTACAAGGTTCTCTGGATAACGGAGAGCGAGAGGGGCCAAGTGTACGACCTTTCCGGAAAAACGCTCATCCTGCATAGACGCAAGGTAATAGAGGTTCCAGGATTCGTGGCCGGCAGGTACAGTGATTTCACGTACGGAGAACTATACGAGCTCGATTCTCGGGAAGACACCAACAAGATAAGGCTCGGGCTGGCCACGCTTTCAGTCTTTCTGCGCGAAAAATACAATCTTCCCCTGTGGACATTCTCATATTCCCTCTCATCTTTTGGGGGCAGGAAAACCCTTGTACTGTGGGAAGAAGAATGTGCAGGCTACATCGAGAAGCTAGACTGGGCAAAAATCTACAATGAAATAGACGGCTTCGCCCCCTCTGATCTCAGCGAGATATACCTTCTGCAGAGGGACGAGGAGGCACACGTTGAATGGGTCTCGCTGTCTGGGAGCTGGGACATTGCGAAAATGTTTGCGAAGAGGGTCCTGGAATATATACTTGCAAAGAACAAGATAAGACTTCAGTTTGGCGGAAAAGAGTTCTTCGTGCCGAAGCCTGGCAGGCACCTCAAAGTATTATCAATGGAAACCCTCCAGATCCCCCTAACAGAGACGGGAGAAGTCCTCAGAACCTATATCTGCATCTACGACGGGGAAGAAGCCAAGGTATCCTCGTTCGACAAGTACTACTACAAGTCAAGCGGCCCCGTAGACACAGTAAACAACACGCTCATGAATCTTGTCAATAGTGGCTTTAAGATCCTGGTCTATGACCTTGACAGGGTAAGAAGCGAGCTCCACAATTCTGGCCTAACATACCAGGCAGCCCTCCTAAGCGGACTCATCCAGCTCAAACTAGTCATAGACCTCAAGCAGAAAGCCGAAGAAAAATTTGGCTCGCCTGCCACCCTCCTGACCATTAGGCAGTTCCTTGGAAGCGACGCATACAGGGCAATAGGGGTAACACAGCCCATTAGGCTAGAAGACCTAGAACTCAAGATAACAAACCTCCAGCTGAAGGTAAAAAACTCCAGGAAAATTTATCCAGACATGGTAAGCGAAACCTACGACGAATTCTTCAAAAAATTTGTCGAAGAGAACGCGAGGATAATTTATCTCCTGTGGCTTCTATTAGGCCAAAAAGAGGAACAAACATAG
- a CDS encoding metallophosphoesterase, whose translation MENRPGIEQIEETAKKYYFPDKDFSIEKRQVEELLEESKKTLSRETIVIDAETGKVLFVGDTHGDIESTKNALLKAVELSVDKVVFLGDYVDRGPYQLGNILFLLEVKNMYPGWVYLLRGNHETRVMNEAYGFLRAVTRIYGPGLYDVFEELFSNLSLAFLLNKRILAVHGGIPIRPISIEEIRGIPKGLKDHEIEGNDIVLQMLWNDPDEYIEDYADSPRGPGIYLFGKRIFEEFMSRNSLDLLIRAHEPVENGVKYLFDGRLASVFSCRFYGISPAALLLDGNKREIVTL comes from the coding sequence ATGGAGAACCGTCCGGGAATAGAACAAATTGAAGAGACTGCAAAGAAATACTATTTTCCCGACAAGGATTTTTCCATTGAAAAACGCCAAGTAGAAGAGCTTCTCGAGGAGTCAAAAAAGACGCTATCTCGGGAAACTATAGTCATAGATGCAGAGACGGGCAAGGTGCTCTTTGTGGGAGATACTCATGGGGACATTGAAAGTACAAAAAACGCGTTGCTGAAGGCGGTTGAATTATCGGTAGACAAAGTTGTATTCTTGGGGGACTACGTTGACAGGGGGCCCTACCAGTTGGGAAATATTCTCTTTCTGTTAGAAGTAAAAAACATGTATCCAGGGTGGGTCTATCTTCTCAGGGGCAACCACGAAACAAGGGTGATGAATGAGGCGTATGGTTTCCTTAGAGCCGTGACTCGTATATATGGGCCAGGTTTGTACGACGTGTTTGAAGAATTGTTCTCGAACCTTAGTCTAGCATTTTTGTTGAACAAAAGAATACTTGCCGTACACGGGGGAATACCTATTCGACCTATATCTATCGAAGAAATTCGCGGAATTCCCAAGGGTCTAAAAGACCATGAGATTGAAGGGAACGATATAGTTCTCCAGATGCTCTGGAATGACCCGGACGAGTACATTGAGGACTATGCCGATAGCCCTAGGGGTCCAGGCATCTATCTCTTCGGCAAAAGAATTTTTGAAGAGTTTATGTCTAGAAACAGCCTAGATTTGCTTATAAGGGCTCATGAGCCGGTAGAAAATGGTGTCAAGTATTTGTTTGATGGGAGGCTGGCCTCAGTTTTTAGTTGCAGGTTTTACGGTATTTCGCCTGCGGCATTGCTACTGGATGGTAATAAGAGAGAAATTGTAACGCTCTAG